In the genome of Vanacampus margaritifer isolate UIUO_Vmar chromosome 1, RoL_Vmar_1.0, whole genome shotgun sequence, one region contains:
- the LOC144035027 gene encoding vang-like protein 1 isoform X3, translating to MDTESTYSGYSYHSGRSRGSHRHGERSRDRHKSRSKDSRSEKSVTINPAPAEPLLGDTAVRGEQVQDDNWGETTTAVTGTSEHSLSQEDIVRITKDLEDSVGLDCRRYFTLTLAVILGLLVFLSPLAFMVLPHLLWPEKLQSCGTACEGLFISVAFKLLILLLAVWALFFRPARASLPRIFVFRALLAVLVLLFVLSYWLFYGVRILDSQDEDYQGIVQYAVSLVDALLFIHYLGIVLLELRQLQPYYSVCVTRSTDGETRHYNLGQLSIQRAALAILEHYYCDFAIHNPALLSASKSRAAKHLAGLKVYNVDGDFPAAPAEGPGNSTAAGLAHSQSRAMIAAAAHCRDSSHNELYYEEAEHERRVRKRRARLVVAVEEAFTHVKQMKEEEQKKVPGDVMDPREAAQAIFPSMARALQKYLRTTKQQHCHSMESIQQHLAFCISNNMSPKAFLESYLKPGPTLQYSRDHWLARQWALVSEASVTSGLRDGTVFVLKCADFGLVVTVKKIPYIRMSEEYIDPKSHKFVLRLQSETSV from the exons ggagagaAGCCGGGATCGCCACAAGTCTCGCAGCAAAGACAGCCGCTCGGAAAAATCCGTCACTATCAACCCCGCCCCTGCAGAGCCGCTGCTGGGTGACACCGCTGTTCGTGGCGAGCAGGTCCAG GATGACAACTGGGGTGAGACCACCACGGCCGTTACTGGCACGTCTGAACACAGTCTCTCCCAGGAAGACATCGTGCGCATCACGAAGGACCTGGAGGACAGCGTGGGGCTGGACTGCCGCCGCTATTTTACGCTCACCCTCGCCGTGATCCTGGGCCTCCTGGTCTTCCTCTCACCGCTGGCCTTCATGGTCCTCCCCCACCTGCTCTGGCCAGAGAAGCTGCAGAGCTGCGGCACGGCCTGCGAGGGCCTCTTCATCTCTGTGGCCTTCAAGTTGCTCATCCTGCTGCTTGCCGTCTGGGCCCTCTTCTTCCGGCCGGCGCGAGCCAGCCTCCCCCGAATCTTTGTTTTCCGGGCACTGCTGGCTGTTCTGGTGCTGCTCTTTGTGCTCTCCTATTGGTTGTTCTATGGCGTCAGGATACTAGATTCGCAG GACGAGGACTACCAGGGGATCGTGCAATACGCGGTGTCACTGGTGGACGCGCTCCTCTTCATTCACTACCTGGGCATCGTGTTGCTGGAGTTAAGGCAGCTTCAGCCCTACTACTCTGTGTGTGTCACACGTTCCACGGACGGAGAGACCAGGCACTACAATTTGGGACAACTTAG tATACAGCGGGCAGCGCTGGCCATATTGGAGCACTACTATTGCGACTTCGCCATCCATAACCCGGCTTTGCTCTCCGCCTCCAAGTCACGCGCCGCCAAGCACCTGGCTGGCCTCAAGGTCTACAACGTGGACGGGGACTTCCCGGCGGCCCCTGCTGAAG GTCCGGGGAACAGCACAGCCGCCGGACTAGCACACTCCCAGTCCAGAGCCATGATCGCAGCCGCCGCCCATTGCCGGGATTCCAGCCACAACGAACTCTACTACGAGGAGGCTGAGCACGAGAGACGCGTGCGCAAACGTAGAGCCCG GCTGGTGGTTGCCGTAGAAGAGGCCTTCACTCATGTAAAGCAGATGAAGGAAGAGGAGCAGAAGAAAGTTCCAGGAGATGTGATGGACCCGCGAGAGGCAGCACAAGCCATCTTCCCGTCTATGGCACGGGCCCTGCAGAAGTACTTGAGGACAACCAAACAGCAGCACTGCCACAGCATGGAGAGCATACAACAACATCTGGCCTTCTGCATCAGCAACAACATGTCACCCAAG GCCTTCCTGGAGAGTTACCTGAAGCCAGGCCCTACTCTGCAGTACAGCCGGGACCACTGGTTGGCGCGTCAGTGGGCGCTGGTCAGCGAGGCGTCAGTCACCAGCGGCCTTAGAGACGGTACCGTCTTTGTCCTCAAATGTGCGGACTTCGGCCTGGTGGTGACCGTCAAGAAGATCCCCTACATCCGCATGTCAGAGGAGTACATTGACCCAAAATCCCACAAGTTTGTCCTGCGGTTACAATCAGAGACCTCAGTGTAG
- the LOC144062479 gene encoding calsequestrin-2-like, protein MTMLEMRLSLLCTLCLHFIVLCAAEEGLEFPNFDGRDRVLDINERSYKKALRRFDLLCLFYHEPMPANKGLQKRFQMTELVLELTAQVLENKDIGFGMVDAQKDAKIAKKLGLEEVGSLYIFKDDRIIEFDGELSADTLVEFLLDVLEDPVEIINNAMELRAFERIEEDIRLIGYFKGEDLYYKAFQEASERFQPYIKFFATFDKSVAKHLSLKMNEVNFYEPFMEEPVVLPGRPLSEMDIVDFVNQHRRATLRKLRAENMFETWEDDMDGIHIVAFAEEEDPDGYEFLEILKDVARDNTNNPDLSIVWIDPDDFPLLTTYWEKTFKLDLFRPQIGVVNVTDADSVWLDMSNDEDLPTAEELEDWIEDVLSGRVNTEDDDDDFEDDHEEFDEDLTEDDMNRDQDDDLDD, encoded by the exons ATGACAATGCTGGAAATGCGCCTGTCTCTGCTTTGCACCCTctgccttcatttcattgtgctatgTGCTGCAGAAGAAGGTCTGGAATTTCCCAACTTTGACGGCAGGGACAGAGTGTTGGATATCAACGAGCGCAGCTACAAGAAGGCTCTGAGGAGGTTTGACCTGCTCTGTCTGTTTTACCATGAGCCGATGCCTGCCAACAAAGGCCTGCAGAAGCGCTTCCAGATGACAGAGCTGGTCCTGGAG CTGACAGCTCAGGTGCTGGAAAACAAAGACATTGGATTTGGGATGGTGGATGCTCAGAAAGATGCCAAAATAGCCAAGAAGCTAG GCCTAGAAGAAGTAGGCAGCCTGTACATCTTCAAGGACGATCGCATCATTGAATTTGATGGAGAACTCTCAGCGGACACTCTTGTGGAATTCCTCCTGGAT GTGCTGGAGGACCCAGTAGAAATAATCAACAACGCGATGGAGCTCCGAGCCTTCGAAAGGATAGAGGAAGACATTCGCCTCATTGGTTACTTCAAAGGAGAGGATTTAT ACTACAAAGCTTTCCAGGAGGCCTCAGAGCGTTTTCAACCTTACATCAAGTTCTTTGCCACGTTTGATAAATCT GTGGCCAAACATCTCTCTCTTAAGATGAACGAGGTGAATTTTTACGAGCCCTTCATGGAGGAGCCCGTCGTCCTGCCCGGCAGGCCGCTGTCTGAGATGGACATTGTGGACTTTGTCAATCAACACAGGAG GGCCACTCTGAGGAAGCTTCGGGCAGAGAACATGTTTGAAACATGG GAGGATGACATGGACGGAATCCATATTGTTGCATTTGCAGAAGAGGAGGATCCAG ATGGCTATGAATTCTTGGAGATCTTAAAGGACGTGGCCAGAGACAACACCAACAACCCAGATCTCAGCATTGTCTGGATTGACCCTGATGACTTCCCTCTG CTCACCACTTACTGGGAAAAGACTTTCAAGCTGGACTTGTTCAGGCCTCAGATCGGCGTGGTCAACGTCACAGAT GCGGACAGCGTGTGGCTGGACATGTCCAACGATGAGGATCTGCCTACAGCAGAGGAGTTAGAGGACTGGATCGAGGATGTCCTGTCCGGCAGAGTTAATACGgaggacgatgatgatgactttGAAGACGACCATGAGGAATTTGACGAGGATTTAACAGAAGATGACATGAATCGCGACCAAGATGATGACCTAGATGATTGA
- the LOC144035027 gene encoding vang-like protein 1 isoform X2 encodes MMADDFDFGKLASSVIETGDEVLQVLEVSEPVVEKGEVIVTTIGDGSDLPPLVSTGAENKSGQDDNWGETTTAVTGTSEHSLSQEDIVRITKDLEDSVGLDCRRYFTLTLAVILGLLVFLSPLAFMVLPHLLWPEKLQSCGTACEGLFISVAFKLLILLLAVWALFFRPARASLPRIFVFRALLAVLVLLFVLSYWLFYGVRILDSQDEDYQGIVQYAVSLVDALLFIHYLGIVLLELRQLQPYYSVCVTRSTDGETRHYNLGQLSIQRAALAILEHYYCDFAIHNPALLSASKSRAAKHLAGLKVYNVDGDFPAAPAEVFKAKLRAYLLNSPGNSTAAGLAHSQSRAMIAAAAHCRDSSHNELYYEEAEHERRVRKRRARLVVAVEEAFTHVKQMKEEEQKKVPGDVMDPREAAQAIFPSMARALQKYLRTTKQQHCHSMESIQQHLAFCISNNMSPKAFLESYLKPGPTLQYSRDHWLARQWALVSEASVTSGLRDGTVFVLKCADFGLVVTVKKIPYIRMSEEYIDPKSHKFVLRLQSETSV; translated from the exons ATGATGGCGGACGATTTTGATTTTGGGAAGCTGGCGTCTAGTGTGATAGAGACGGGTGATGAAGTTCTGCAGGTTCTGGAGGTCTCTGAACCTGTCGTTGAGAAAGGGGAGGTTATTGTCACAACCATAGGAGATGGCTCTGATCTTCCTCCATTGGTCAGCACTGGAGCTGAGAACAAATCAGGCCAG GATGACAACTGGGGTGAGACCACCACGGCCGTTACTGGCACGTCTGAACACAGTCTCTCCCAGGAAGACATCGTGCGCATCACGAAGGACCTGGAGGACAGCGTGGGGCTGGACTGCCGCCGCTATTTTACGCTCACCCTCGCCGTGATCCTGGGCCTCCTGGTCTTCCTCTCACCGCTGGCCTTCATGGTCCTCCCCCACCTGCTCTGGCCAGAGAAGCTGCAGAGCTGCGGCACGGCCTGCGAGGGCCTCTTCATCTCTGTGGCCTTCAAGTTGCTCATCCTGCTGCTTGCCGTCTGGGCCCTCTTCTTCCGGCCGGCGCGAGCCAGCCTCCCCCGAATCTTTGTTTTCCGGGCACTGCTGGCTGTTCTGGTGCTGCTCTTTGTGCTCTCCTATTGGTTGTTCTATGGCGTCAGGATACTAGATTCGCAG GACGAGGACTACCAGGGGATCGTGCAATACGCGGTGTCACTGGTGGACGCGCTCCTCTTCATTCACTACCTGGGCATCGTGTTGCTGGAGTTAAGGCAGCTTCAGCCCTACTACTCTGTGTGTGTCACACGTTCCACGGACGGAGAGACCAGGCACTACAATTTGGGACAACTTAG tATACAGCGGGCAGCGCTGGCCATATTGGAGCACTACTATTGCGACTTCGCCATCCATAACCCGGCTTTGCTCTCCGCCTCCAAGTCACGCGCCGCCAAGCACCTGGCTGGCCTCAAGGTCTACAACGTGGACGGGGACTTCCCGGCGGCCCCTGCTGAAG TCTTTAAAGCTAAACTCCGAGCCTATCTATTGAACA GTCCGGGGAACAGCACAGCCGCCGGACTAGCACACTCCCAGTCCAGAGCCATGATCGCAGCCGCCGCCCATTGCCGGGATTCCAGCCACAACGAACTCTACTACGAGGAGGCTGAGCACGAGAGACGCGTGCGCAAACGTAGAGCCCG GCTGGTGGTTGCCGTAGAAGAGGCCTTCACTCATGTAAAGCAGATGAAGGAAGAGGAGCAGAAGAAAGTTCCAGGAGATGTGATGGACCCGCGAGAGGCAGCACAAGCCATCTTCCCGTCTATGGCACGGGCCCTGCAGAAGTACTTGAGGACAACCAAACAGCAGCACTGCCACAGCATGGAGAGCATACAACAACATCTGGCCTTCTGCATCAGCAACAACATGTCACCCAAG GCCTTCCTGGAGAGTTACCTGAAGCCAGGCCCTACTCTGCAGTACAGCCGGGACCACTGGTTGGCGCGTCAGTGGGCGCTGGTCAGCGAGGCGTCAGTCACCAGCGGCCTTAGAGACGGTACCGTCTTTGTCCTCAAATGTGCGGACTTCGGCCTGGTGGTGACCGTCAAGAAGATCCCCTACATCCGCATGTCAGAGGAGTACATTGACCCAAAATCCCACAAGTTTGTCCTGCGGTTACAATCAGAGACCTCAGTGTAG
- the LOC144035027 gene encoding vang-like protein 1 isoform X4 — translation MLVSNFNGVAAFLWVCTRRCGLQGASLLETHMQRRDDNWGETTTAVTGTSEHSLSQEDIVRITKDLEDSVGLDCRRYFTLTLAVILGLLVFLSPLAFMVLPHLLWPEKLQSCGTACEGLFISVAFKLLILLLAVWALFFRPARASLPRIFVFRALLAVLVLLFVLSYWLFYGVRILDSQDEDYQGIVQYAVSLVDALLFIHYLGIVLLELRQLQPYYSVCVTRSTDGETRHYNLGQLSIQRAALAILEHYYCDFAIHNPALLSASKSRAAKHLAGLKVYNVDGDFPAAPAEVFKAKLRAYLLNSPGNSTAAGLAHSQSRAMIAAAAHCRDSSHNELYYEEAEHERRVRKRRARLVVAVEEAFTHVKQMKEEEQKKVPGDVMDPREAAQAIFPSMARALQKYLRTTKQQHCHSMESIQQHLAFCISNNMSPKAFLESYLKPGPTLQYSRDHWLARQWALVSEASVTSGLRDGTVFVLKCADFGLVVTVKKIPYIRMSEEYIDPKSHKFVLRLQSETSV, via the exons ATGCTTGTGTCTAATTTTAACGGAGTTGCTGCCTTCCTTTGGGTTTGTACTCGACGATGTGGCCTGCAGGGGGCATCGCTTCTGGAGACACATATGCAAAGAAGA GATGACAACTGGGGTGAGACCACCACGGCCGTTACTGGCACGTCTGAACACAGTCTCTCCCAGGAAGACATCGTGCGCATCACGAAGGACCTGGAGGACAGCGTGGGGCTGGACTGCCGCCGCTATTTTACGCTCACCCTCGCCGTGATCCTGGGCCTCCTGGTCTTCCTCTCACCGCTGGCCTTCATGGTCCTCCCCCACCTGCTCTGGCCAGAGAAGCTGCAGAGCTGCGGCACGGCCTGCGAGGGCCTCTTCATCTCTGTGGCCTTCAAGTTGCTCATCCTGCTGCTTGCCGTCTGGGCCCTCTTCTTCCGGCCGGCGCGAGCCAGCCTCCCCCGAATCTTTGTTTTCCGGGCACTGCTGGCTGTTCTGGTGCTGCTCTTTGTGCTCTCCTATTGGTTGTTCTATGGCGTCAGGATACTAGATTCGCAG GACGAGGACTACCAGGGGATCGTGCAATACGCGGTGTCACTGGTGGACGCGCTCCTCTTCATTCACTACCTGGGCATCGTGTTGCTGGAGTTAAGGCAGCTTCAGCCCTACTACTCTGTGTGTGTCACACGTTCCACGGACGGAGAGACCAGGCACTACAATTTGGGACAACTTAG tATACAGCGGGCAGCGCTGGCCATATTGGAGCACTACTATTGCGACTTCGCCATCCATAACCCGGCTTTGCTCTCCGCCTCCAAGTCACGCGCCGCCAAGCACCTGGCTGGCCTCAAGGTCTACAACGTGGACGGGGACTTCCCGGCGGCCCCTGCTGAAG TCTTTAAAGCTAAACTCCGAGCCTATCTATTGAACA GTCCGGGGAACAGCACAGCCGCCGGACTAGCACACTCCCAGTCCAGAGCCATGATCGCAGCCGCCGCCCATTGCCGGGATTCCAGCCACAACGAACTCTACTACGAGGAGGCTGAGCACGAGAGACGCGTGCGCAAACGTAGAGCCCG GCTGGTGGTTGCCGTAGAAGAGGCCTTCACTCATGTAAAGCAGATGAAGGAAGAGGAGCAGAAGAAAGTTCCAGGAGATGTGATGGACCCGCGAGAGGCAGCACAAGCCATCTTCCCGTCTATGGCACGGGCCCTGCAGAAGTACTTGAGGACAACCAAACAGCAGCACTGCCACAGCATGGAGAGCATACAACAACATCTGGCCTTCTGCATCAGCAACAACATGTCACCCAAG GCCTTCCTGGAGAGTTACCTGAAGCCAGGCCCTACTCTGCAGTACAGCCGGGACCACTGGTTGGCGCGTCAGTGGGCGCTGGTCAGCGAGGCGTCAGTCACCAGCGGCCTTAGAGACGGTACCGTCTTTGTCCTCAAATGTGCGGACTTCGGCCTGGTGGTGACCGTCAAGAAGATCCCCTACATCCGCATGTCAGAGGAGTACATTGACCCAAAATCCCACAAGTTTGTCCTGCGGTTACAATCAGAGACCTCAGTGTAG
- the LOC144035027 gene encoding vang-like protein 1 isoform X5: MMHYMMACLINDKYKDDNWGETTTAVTGTSEHSLSQEDIVRITKDLEDSVGLDCRRYFTLTLAVILGLLVFLSPLAFMVLPHLLWPEKLQSCGTACEGLFISVAFKLLILLLAVWALFFRPARASLPRIFVFRALLAVLVLLFVLSYWLFYGVRILDSQDEDYQGIVQYAVSLVDALLFIHYLGIVLLELRQLQPYYSVCVTRSTDGETRHYNLGQLSIQRAALAILEHYYCDFAIHNPALLSASKSRAAKHLAGLKVYNVDGDFPAAPAEVFKAKLRAYLLNSPGNSTAAGLAHSQSRAMIAAAAHCRDSSHNELYYEEAEHERRVRKRRARLVVAVEEAFTHVKQMKEEEQKKVPGDVMDPREAAQAIFPSMARALQKYLRTTKQQHCHSMESIQQHLAFCISNNMSPKAFLESYLKPGPTLQYSRDHWLARQWALVSEASVTSGLRDGTVFVLKCADFGLVVTVKKIPYIRMSEEYIDPKSHKFVLRLQSETSV; encoded by the exons ATGATGCATTATATGATGGCTTGTTTGATAAATGACAAGTATAAG GATGACAACTGGGGTGAGACCACCACGGCCGTTACTGGCACGTCTGAACACAGTCTCTCCCAGGAAGACATCGTGCGCATCACGAAGGACCTGGAGGACAGCGTGGGGCTGGACTGCCGCCGCTATTTTACGCTCACCCTCGCCGTGATCCTGGGCCTCCTGGTCTTCCTCTCACCGCTGGCCTTCATGGTCCTCCCCCACCTGCTCTGGCCAGAGAAGCTGCAGAGCTGCGGCACGGCCTGCGAGGGCCTCTTCATCTCTGTGGCCTTCAAGTTGCTCATCCTGCTGCTTGCCGTCTGGGCCCTCTTCTTCCGGCCGGCGCGAGCCAGCCTCCCCCGAATCTTTGTTTTCCGGGCACTGCTGGCTGTTCTGGTGCTGCTCTTTGTGCTCTCCTATTGGTTGTTCTATGGCGTCAGGATACTAGATTCGCAG GACGAGGACTACCAGGGGATCGTGCAATACGCGGTGTCACTGGTGGACGCGCTCCTCTTCATTCACTACCTGGGCATCGTGTTGCTGGAGTTAAGGCAGCTTCAGCCCTACTACTCTGTGTGTGTCACACGTTCCACGGACGGAGAGACCAGGCACTACAATTTGGGACAACTTAG tATACAGCGGGCAGCGCTGGCCATATTGGAGCACTACTATTGCGACTTCGCCATCCATAACCCGGCTTTGCTCTCCGCCTCCAAGTCACGCGCCGCCAAGCACCTGGCTGGCCTCAAGGTCTACAACGTGGACGGGGACTTCCCGGCGGCCCCTGCTGAAG TCTTTAAAGCTAAACTCCGAGCCTATCTATTGAACA GTCCGGGGAACAGCACAGCCGCCGGACTAGCACACTCCCAGTCCAGAGCCATGATCGCAGCCGCCGCCCATTGCCGGGATTCCAGCCACAACGAACTCTACTACGAGGAGGCTGAGCACGAGAGACGCGTGCGCAAACGTAGAGCCCG GCTGGTGGTTGCCGTAGAAGAGGCCTTCACTCATGTAAAGCAGATGAAGGAAGAGGAGCAGAAGAAAGTTCCAGGAGATGTGATGGACCCGCGAGAGGCAGCACAAGCCATCTTCCCGTCTATGGCACGGGCCCTGCAGAAGTACTTGAGGACAACCAAACAGCAGCACTGCCACAGCATGGAGAGCATACAACAACATCTGGCCTTCTGCATCAGCAACAACATGTCACCCAAG GCCTTCCTGGAGAGTTACCTGAAGCCAGGCCCTACTCTGCAGTACAGCCGGGACCACTGGTTGGCGCGTCAGTGGGCGCTGGTCAGCGAGGCGTCAGTCACCAGCGGCCTTAGAGACGGTACCGTCTTTGTCCTCAAATGTGCGGACTTCGGCCTGGTGGTGACCGTCAAGAAGATCCCCTACATCCGCATGTCAGAGGAGTACATTGACCCAAAATCCCACAAGTTTGTCCTGCGGTTACAATCAGAGACCTCAGTGTAG
- the poglut1 gene encoding protein O-glucosyltransferase 1, with amino-acid sequence MERCYLWVIVFVLQVCILSSLCEAGKHAIKDTISEAVKVYTRCNSANCSCHLKVLQEDLAPFHGGISGNVMASTIQRGVGTHYQIIGHKLYREHNCMFPARCSGVEHFILELIDKLPDLEMVVNVRDYPQVPNWVQPTVPVFSFSKTSDYQDIMYPAWTFWEGGPAVWPIYPTGLGRWDLMRHDLKMSAAQWPWQKKESKGFFRGSRTSPERDPLILLSREMPELVDAEYTKNQAWKSDKDTLGRPPAKEIPLVDHCKYKFLFNFRGVAASFRFKHLFLCGSLVFHVGDEWQEFFYPQLKPWVHYIPVKQDLSDVRELLQFVKDNDSIAQEIAIRGMEFILEHLQMQDVSCYWERLLTEFSQLLTYQPKRRHNYSQIMHKPRKTEL; translated from the exons ATGGAGCGCTGCTATCTATGGGTCATTGTGTTTGTGCTGCAAGTGTGCATTTTATCCTCGCTTTGTGAAGCAG GCAAACACGCAATAAAGGACACAATATCCGAAGCTGTTAAAGTATATACTCGGTGTAACTCTGCCAACTGTAGTTGCCATCTAAA GGTCTTGCAGGAAGACTTGGCTCCCTTTCATGGAGGAATTTCGGGGAATGTCATGGCTTCAACAATCCAAAGAGGGGTTGGCACCCACTACCAGATCATTGGACATAAATTATACAGGGAACATAACTGCATGTTTCCAGCCAG gtgcaGTGGGGTTGAGCATTTCATATTGGAGCTGATTGACAAGTTACCTGATTTGGAGATGGTGGTTAATGTCAGGGATTATCCTCAAGTGCCCAACTGGGTGCAGCCAACCGTACCCGTTTTCTCCTTCAGTAAG ACTTCAGACTACCAGGACATCATGTATCCAGCATGGACGTTTTGGGAGGGGGGCCCTGCTGTGTGGCCCATATATCCCACTGGACTCGGAAGATGGGATCTAATGAGGCACGATCTTAAAAT GTCTGCGGCTCAGTGGCCATGGCAGAAGAAAGAGTCCAAAGGATTCTTCAGAGGGTCTAG AACAAGTCCAGAGCGTGATCCTCTGATCCTGCTTTCTCGAGAGATGCCAGAGTTAGTGGATGCAGAATACACAAAAAACCAGGCCTGGAAGTCTGACAAG GACACTCTGGGTAGACCACCAGCCAAAGAAATCCCACTGGTTGACCATTGCAAATATAA GTTTTTATTCAACTTCCGAGGAGTGGCGGCCAGCTTTCGTTTCAAACATCTCTTTCTTTGCGGCTCGCTGGTGTTTCACGTGGGGGACGAATGGCAAGAGTTTTTCTACCCGCAGCTCAAGCCCTGGGTGCACTACATCCCGGTGAAGCAGGATCTCTCTGATGTCAG AGAATTACTGCAGTTTGTCAAAGATAATGATTCCATCGCACAAGAAATTGCCATAAG AGGCATGGAGTTCATCTTGGAGCACCTGCAAATGCAAGATGTTTCTTGCTACTGGGAGCGACTCCTCACAGAGTTTAGTCAGCTTCTCACCTACCAACCCAAAAGAAGGCACAACTACAGTCAGATAATGCACAAGCCCCGCAAGACTGAGCTATGA
- the LOC144035027 gene encoding vang-like protein 1 isoform X1 — protein sequence MDTESTYSGYSYHSGRSRGSHRHGERSRDRHKSRSKDSRSEKSVTINPAPAEPLLGDTAVRGEQVQDDNWGETTTAVTGTSEHSLSQEDIVRITKDLEDSVGLDCRRYFTLTLAVILGLLVFLSPLAFMVLPHLLWPEKLQSCGTACEGLFISVAFKLLILLLAVWALFFRPARASLPRIFVFRALLAVLVLLFVLSYWLFYGVRILDSQDEDYQGIVQYAVSLVDALLFIHYLGIVLLELRQLQPYYSVCVTRSTDGETRHYNLGQLSIQRAALAILEHYYCDFAIHNPALLSASKSRAAKHLAGLKVYNVDGDFPAAPAEVFKAKLRAYLLNSPGNSTAAGLAHSQSRAMIAAAAHCRDSSHNELYYEEAEHERRVRKRRARLVVAVEEAFTHVKQMKEEEQKKVPGDVMDPREAAQAIFPSMARALQKYLRTTKQQHCHSMESIQQHLAFCISNNMSPKAFLESYLKPGPTLQYSRDHWLARQWALVSEASVTSGLRDGTVFVLKCADFGLVVTVKKIPYIRMSEEYIDPKSHKFVLRLQSETSV from the exons ggagagaAGCCGGGATCGCCACAAGTCTCGCAGCAAAGACAGCCGCTCGGAAAAATCCGTCACTATCAACCCCGCCCCTGCAGAGCCGCTGCTGGGTGACACCGCTGTTCGTGGCGAGCAGGTCCAG GATGACAACTGGGGTGAGACCACCACGGCCGTTACTGGCACGTCTGAACACAGTCTCTCCCAGGAAGACATCGTGCGCATCACGAAGGACCTGGAGGACAGCGTGGGGCTGGACTGCCGCCGCTATTTTACGCTCACCCTCGCCGTGATCCTGGGCCTCCTGGTCTTCCTCTCACCGCTGGCCTTCATGGTCCTCCCCCACCTGCTCTGGCCAGAGAAGCTGCAGAGCTGCGGCACGGCCTGCGAGGGCCTCTTCATCTCTGTGGCCTTCAAGTTGCTCATCCTGCTGCTTGCCGTCTGGGCCCTCTTCTTCCGGCCGGCGCGAGCCAGCCTCCCCCGAATCTTTGTTTTCCGGGCACTGCTGGCTGTTCTGGTGCTGCTCTTTGTGCTCTCCTATTGGTTGTTCTATGGCGTCAGGATACTAGATTCGCAG GACGAGGACTACCAGGGGATCGTGCAATACGCGGTGTCACTGGTGGACGCGCTCCTCTTCATTCACTACCTGGGCATCGTGTTGCTGGAGTTAAGGCAGCTTCAGCCCTACTACTCTGTGTGTGTCACACGTTCCACGGACGGAGAGACCAGGCACTACAATTTGGGACAACTTAG tATACAGCGGGCAGCGCTGGCCATATTGGAGCACTACTATTGCGACTTCGCCATCCATAACCCGGCTTTGCTCTCCGCCTCCAAGTCACGCGCCGCCAAGCACCTGGCTGGCCTCAAGGTCTACAACGTGGACGGGGACTTCCCGGCGGCCCCTGCTGAAG TCTTTAAAGCTAAACTCCGAGCCTATCTATTGAACA GTCCGGGGAACAGCACAGCCGCCGGACTAGCACACTCCCAGTCCAGAGCCATGATCGCAGCCGCCGCCCATTGCCGGGATTCCAGCCACAACGAACTCTACTACGAGGAGGCTGAGCACGAGAGACGCGTGCGCAAACGTAGAGCCCG GCTGGTGGTTGCCGTAGAAGAGGCCTTCACTCATGTAAAGCAGATGAAGGAAGAGGAGCAGAAGAAAGTTCCAGGAGATGTGATGGACCCGCGAGAGGCAGCACAAGCCATCTTCCCGTCTATGGCACGGGCCCTGCAGAAGTACTTGAGGACAACCAAACAGCAGCACTGCCACAGCATGGAGAGCATACAACAACATCTGGCCTTCTGCATCAGCAACAACATGTCACCCAAG GCCTTCCTGGAGAGTTACCTGAAGCCAGGCCCTACTCTGCAGTACAGCCGGGACCACTGGTTGGCGCGTCAGTGGGCGCTGGTCAGCGAGGCGTCAGTCACCAGCGGCCTTAGAGACGGTACCGTCTTTGTCCTCAAATGTGCGGACTTCGGCCTGGTGGTGACCGTCAAGAAGATCCCCTACATCCGCATGTCAGAGGAGTACATTGACCCAAAATCCCACAAGTTTGTCCTGCGGTTACAATCAGAGACCTCAGTGTAG